From a single Anabas testudineus chromosome 5, fAnaTes1.2, whole genome shotgun sequence genomic region:
- the LOC113153392 gene encoding chondroitin proteoglycan 2-like has protein sequence MAQELELCDLSTTHRHGGTGTNSGDTEWSVTERRLLRIGILTLAVLCIVQAALNVTLRFALNSKEDIDQFPFNSSTIAKLCQIDQSQQNSNQLCSCCNRLLRRLLEKFNNPSDSGSGSGSGSGSGSGSGSGSGSGSGSGSGSGSGSGSGSGSLEELFDQEF, from the exons ATGGCACAAGAGCTAGAGCTGTGTGACCTGTCCACTACACACCGGCATGGGGGAACTGGAACAAACAGTGGTGACACTGAATGGTCAG TCACAGAGAGAAGACTCCTCCGAATTGGGATTTTAACTTTAGCAGTGTTGTGCATCGTACAAGCAGCTCTTAACGTGACCCTGCGCTTTGCCC TGAATTCAAAGGAGGATATAGATCAGTTTCCTTTCAATTCTTCCACAATAGCAAAACTGTGCCAGATTGACCAGTCTCAACAGAATTCAAACCAGTTATGTTCCTGCTGCAACCGGCTCCTCAGAAGACTGCTAGAGAAATTCAACAATCCCTCGGACTCTGGATCTGGCTCTGGATCTGGCTCTGGATCTGGCTCTGGATCTGGCTCTGGATCTGGCTCTGGATCTGGCTCTGGATCTGgctctggatctggatctggatctggatctggttCACTGGAGGAATTGTTTGATCAAGAGTTTTGA